TCCTTGAAAGTCCCCATTGAGCAGGAATTAATATTATCTCTACACCCTTTTTTCTTAAAATATGAGAGATATTAGGATATCTAAGTTCAAAACATATCATTATTCCAAGATTACCTACAGAGCTTTCTGCTATATCAAAACTATTTTTTCCTGGTTTAAAATATTTATCCTCATTTGTCGGAGTAAAAAGCTTAACTTTTGCTCTTTTAAAGATTATATCCCCTTTATCTATTACAAATGCTTTATTATATATTCCATATCTTGATTTTTCTGGAAGAGTTCCTGATATTACTAAGTTTTTTTCTAAGGATAATTTTTCTAAATCTTTATATATTTGAGGAGTTTCCTTTGCATGATTTTCTAAATTCTCATTATCAAATCCACTGCTAAACATTTCAGGAAGAAGTAACAAAGATGTTTTAGAGGATTTTTCTATTTTATCTATATATGAAAATATTTTTTCCATATTTTTTTCAATATTTCCAAGTTCTAAATTTATCTGCAGTGAATATATTTTCATCAATACCTCTCAGTATGTAGTTTTATAGAATTTAAAAGAATTTTAACATAAGAGTATAAAAAATTTGATATAAATCATAAAATTTTAAATTCAAAAATTATAGATTAAAGAGTAATTAGTCTTAATTATGAGGTGATAAAAATGTTATTAACAAAAGAAGAACTTCCAAAAGTTGCATTAAATGAAATGAATGAGATTCATTTTGAAGAAGTAGATATGATTAATAATCTATATGATACTGCTATGTCAGGAGATTATGAAAAAACCAAAAAGTTGTTTGATGAATTTATAGAACATATAGAAGATCATTTTTCTTTTGAAGAAGATTTAATGGAACAAAATGAGTTTTTTGCTTATCCAATGCATAAAATGGAACATGATAATGTATTAAAAGATTTATATAACCTACGAGAAAAATTTGAAAAAACAAAGGATACTAAATTAATTGCAAACTTTCTAAAAGAAGGATTTATTCCTTGGCTTATAAATCATTTAAATACAATGGATACTGTTACTGCTTCATTCTTAACTGGTGGCTTTTAAAAATGGATTTAAAAGATTTCATAGAAAATCTTAAAAATGAACATCAAGAATATATACAAAAAATGGAAAACTGGAAAAAGCTATTACATTTTAAATTTAATGAAGATTTATTGGAAAAAATAATAAATTTTCTTAAAGAAGATATACAAAATCATGCAGAAAAAGAGGAAGAAAGATTAAATCAGAAAATAGAAGAAAAGTATCCAGATTTTGATAGTCAAGCAATAATTTTCGCACATGATGTTTTAGATGAAGCAATAGAAGATGTTATATACTATTATGAAAAATATAAAAAAAATAAAAAATATAAAGATAGATTAGTTAACAGCATTGAAAAAGTATTTACTATGTTAAAGGATCATTTTATGGAAGAAGAAAATTTCCTATTTCCAAATGTATATAAAGAAGAAAAGGAGTGGCTTTAATGCTATCAACAGCATGTAAAGATGCTATTAGAGCAATTATTTATATTGCCAAAGAAAATAAAAAAGAAAATAGATTTATATCAATAAGAGAGATTTCAGAAAATTTAGGATTATCTTTCTACTTTTTGTCTAAAATTCTTCAGATTTTAGTAAAAGATGGATTTTTAGAGTCTTATAGAGGTCCTAATGGTGGAGTGAAA
The Hydrogenothermus marinus DNA segment above includes these coding regions:
- a CDS encoding bacteriohemerythrin, with translation MLLTKEELPKVALNEMNEIHFEEVDMINNLYDTAMSGDYEKTKKLFDEFIEHIEDHFSFEEDLMEQNEFFAYPMHKMEHDNVLKDLYNLREKFEKTKDTKLIANFLKEGFIPWLINHLNTMDTVTASFLTGGF
- a CDS encoding hemerythrin domain-containing protein produces the protein MDLKDFIENLKNEHQEYIQKMENWKKLLHFKFNEDLLEKIINFLKEDIQNHAEKEEERLNQKIEEKYPDFDSQAIIFAHDVLDEAIEDVIYYYEKYKKNKKYKDRLVNSIEKVFTMLKDHFMEEENFLFPNVYKEEKEWL
- a CDS encoding nitrilase-related carbon-nitrogen hydrolase, translated to MKIYSLQINLELGNIEKNMEKIFSYIDKIEKSSKTSLLLLPEMFSSGFDNENLENHAKETPQIYKDLEKLSLEKNLVISGTLPEKSRYGIYNKAFVIDKGDIIFKRAKVKLFTPTNEDKYFKPGKNSFDIAESSVGNLGIMICFELRYPNISHILRKKGVEIILIPAQWGLSRKEHLEILSKARAIENQSFVVVSDTTDKIGRISYAGSSAIYDPWGKTLAFIDSEEGLVEADINLSEVYRVRRKIKMEI